From one Halothece sp. PCC 7418 genomic stretch:
- a CDS encoding peptidylprolyl isomerase: MTEVIKVNQTPIPPEQLLSHLKQYQMLPQLLRELVIDRAIAQIECSGEEVETAKQEFVSQNRLNDPNRLQAWLNHTGLKQEDLETLAVRSYKIKKFKQETWGSKIESYFLQRKRDLDQVVYSLLRTKDQNTATELYFRLQNQEASFEALAQAYSQGPEAETRGIVGPVPVTTPHEKIAKMLMQSEPSQLWPPVRIGEWSIIVRLEKLISAQLNDATRQKLLNELFSKWLEEEVKKMTTIEPLNSETSEVAS, translated from the coding sequence ATGACTGAGGTTATAAAAGTTAACCAAACCCCAATTCCCCCAGAACAACTCCTTTCCCATCTTAAGCAGTATCAGATGCTGCCCCAATTGTTAAGGGAATTGGTGATTGATCGCGCGATCGCGCAAATTGAATGCTCTGGGGAAGAAGTAGAAACCGCCAAACAAGAGTTTGTGAGCCAAAATCGGCTCAATGACCCCAACCGCTTACAAGCCTGGCTCAATCACACGGGCTTGAAACAGGAAGATCTAGAGACCCTTGCCGTGCGTAGCTATAAAATTAAAAAATTTAAGCAAGAGACTTGGGGTTCAAAAATTGAATCTTACTTCCTCCAACGCAAACGTGACCTTGATCAGGTGGTGTATTCCCTGCTACGCACTAAAGATCAAAATACAGCGACCGAACTCTATTTTCGTCTCCAAAATCAAGAAGCGAGCTTTGAAGCACTAGCCCAAGCCTATTCCCAAGGACCCGAAGCAGAAACCCGAGGGATAGTCGGACCCGTTCCTGTGACAACCCCCCATGAAAAAATTGCTAAAATGCTGATGCAAAGCGAACCCAGTCAACTGTGGCCTCCCGTCCGCATTGGCGAATGGAGCATTATTGTGCGTTTAGAAAAACTCATTTCCGCACAGTTGAACGACGCAACTCGTCAAAAACTTCTCAACGAACTCTTTAGCAAATGGCTGGAAGAGGAAGTCAAGA